TTTATTGTTGGTGCTTGTATTGGTGGCGGGTGCATTTGCAGGGTGTAGCTCTGAATCTACGACTACTGATGAAACTGCTGAAAACCAAGAAGAGGGTACTAATAGTGCACAAGATACAGAAGGTAAAGATGAAAATATAATTAGAGTTAATATTAATTCCGATCCGAAAACTATAGATCCTCAATTAAATTCTGCTATTGATGGTGGGAATATAATTATGCATATGTATGAAGGATTGATGAGAGAAATAGATGGTAAGATGGAACCTGCTATAGCAGAGACTTATGATGTATCTGATGATGGACTTAAATATACTTTTAATTTAAGAGACGCCAAGTGGTCAGATGGAGAACCAGTTACAGCCCATGACTTTGAATTTGCATGGAAGAGGGCATTAGATCCCAATACTGGTTCTGAATATGCAACACAATTATTTTATATTAAAGGTGGCCAAGAGTTTTATGAAGGTAAAGGCTCTAGAGAAGATGTAGCTGTAAAGGCCGTAGATGAAAAGACATTAGAAGTTGAACTTACAGGACCTACTCCATACTTTTTAGATTTAACTGCATTTTTTACCTATATGCCTGTTAGAGAGGATATAATAGCAAAGGATTCCGATGGATGGTCAAGGAATCCCGATGTAGTAGTAGCAAATGGGCCATTTAAGTTAGAAGAATATGTTACTGGAGACAAGTTTGTGCTAACTAAAAACGAAAACTATTGGAATGTAGAAAACATTAAAATTGATAAGCTAGTTGCCAGTATGATAGTGGAGTCATCTACCATACTTACTGCTTATGAAAATGGAGAGTTGGATGCTATAGATAATGTGCCAAAACAGGAAATACCGAAACTGTTAGTGGAAGATCCTACATTTGAAATTAGACCAATATTAGCAACATATTTCTATATATTTAATGTTACTGAGCCACCAGTAGATGATATCAATGTAAGAAAGGCATTGACCTATGCAATAGATAGAAAGGCCATAGTTGAGACCGTAACTAAAGGTGGAGAAATGCCAGCCGCTGGGCTAGTACCTCCAGGACTTACTGATTCAAAGGGAAATAATTTTAGAGATGTCAATGGGAATTTTGGAATAGATCCACAAAAGGCTCAAATAGAAAAGGCTAAAGAGTATTTGGCAAAGGCGGGATACCCAGATGGTAAAGGATTCCCTAAGACTACAATGTTATATAATACTAGTGAAAGTCATAAGGCAGTAGCAGAGGCTATACAAGAGATGTGGAGAAAGAATCTTGGTATAGATATAGAGCTTGCTAATCAAGAGTGGGCAGTATTCCAAGATACAAGGGCTCAAGGAAACTTTGTAATAGCTAGAAGGGGATGGTTTGCAGATTATGCTGATCCTATGACATTCTTAGATCTATGGACATCATATTCTGGAAACAATGATGCTCAGTGGAAGACCACAGATGAACATAAATTCCCTAATAATGAGAAATATACAGAATTAGTAGAAAAGTCTAAAGTTGCCACAGGAGAAGAAAGGGATGAATTATTATATGAGGCAGAAAAACTGATAATGGAAGATATGGTTGTTATGCCTGTGTATTATTATACAGACCCAACAGCAGTTAAGGACCATATTAAGGATTGGTATAAGACTAAATTGGGATATTGGTATTTTGGAAATGCTGAAATAGTAAAGTAATGTACAATTAGAGGTATATAAAAATAATAAAATTATAAAGACAAGTCGGGTATGTTTCCAGGCTTGTCTTTTATTTTGAAAAAAATTTAATATACATAAAAAATTAAGAAGGAAAAGCACTGAAATTAGTAGAATATTTAACTAATAATAATTAAGGTGTGGTGATTGGAAATGGATGTAAAAGAAATAGAAAACTTTATAAAAAAGATACAATCAGTAATGACATGCAAGGCTATTAGTAATGAAAGCGATGAAATAATTGAAATGCATATATTGGCAGATATAAATAGAAGCGCCAAACAGCTGTCACGAGATGTACAGACAGGACTTGTTTCGAAATTTGGTATAAAGATTGACCATAGAAAAATCAGTATAGCTCAAATAGATCAGAAGACCATAAGAGATATGCATTTTAGGCTGAGAGTACATTCCATATCATTAACCACTACTGCTACTAAGGCTGTGGCTAGGGTAATATTGGCAAGAGGCGAAGATATTTTTGAAGGCCAGGCTGTAGGACCCAATACAGAGTTTAATGTAAAAAAACTTTTTGCTACTGCTACATTGAGGGCAGTGGAAAGATTTCTTAATATAGAGGAAAAATTTATATTGGAGGATATAAAGACTGTAGCTTTAGCAGGAAAAGATGTAATAGTAACGGCTATAGCATTTTTGTCTCCTATGGATGAGGAGGCTTTCTGTGGATGTGCATTTGTAGGTAAAGATTTTAGAGAGTCCATAGTAAAATCAACCCTTGACGGTATAAATAGAAGAATTATAAAATTATATAATCTAAGAGAGGAAGACAGTTTTATTGGGCAATTATCTTAAATAGATTATAAATAAGTTAAAAAGGCCAGCTAATATATAAATTTTAGCGTAGCGAATATAGCCTGCTGCTATAGCGTACCAGCAGAGAATAGAAAAGGGGGCTATATTCAATGAGAAGAGTTATGATGACTTTATTAAGCTTATTAGCTTTATTGTTAGCAAGTGGAGCTCATTATTCATGGTATTAATTTAATTATAGCTGGCCTTTTATATATACTTAAAGGAGGGAACTATGGAAAAATTACCTCAAAAAGCAATCATATATATAATTTTAATATTTTTTTTAGCATCTGCATTATTAATATATTTATTTCATAATTATGACATAAATGACTATAAAGTATTGGTGCATTTTACAATACTTGCTATAATAGCAGAAAGTTTTTTTATAACTATATCTAGTACTATGGCAGTTTCGGTGGGATTTGCCATAGGATTGGCATCAATAATAGTTGCAGGACCATTGACATCTGCATTGGTTTCTGGAATGGGATTTATGCTTAGAATTCCTAAGATACCTGAAAGGGGTTATGTACATTTATTTAATACCCCTATTTATAAAACACTATTTAATGTATCCCAAAGTATAATAATAACGGGATTATCAGGACTTGCATATATTAAGTTTGGAGGAGTTGTGGGGAAAGAGAGTTTCAAATTTTCCATAGTTGCCGTACTGATGGCTCTATTGGTAGATGCTGCATTGAATACTATAATTATGACTAGACTCATGTCATTTCTTATGGGAAAGAGCTTTATAAAGATGTGGTTGGAAAGTATAAGGGGAACATTGGCTAGTTCCCTAGCAGTGGGTATATTGGGAATAATAATAGCATTGGCCTATATAAGCTATGGAATAATTGCGGTAGTATTGTTTTTTGGGCCTTTACTTTTGGCTCGATACTCTTTCAGATTATATATAGATATGAAAAATATATATATGGATACTATACATGTACTAGCTAATACAATGGAGGCAAAGGATAAATATACCAGTGGACATTCTTCTAGGGTAGGAGAATATGCAGTAATGCTTGCTAAAAAATTAGAATTGCCAGATAAAAAGATAGAAGACATAAGAATAGCAGCTATTTTGCATGATATAGGTAAGATAGGCATAGATGATAATATATTAAAAAAGCCAGGCAAACTAACTAATTATGAATATGAGATTATACAAAAGCATCCATTGATAGGTGCAGAAATACTTAGCGATGTGAAATTTTTAAAGCAAATAACAGATATTATAAAATCCCATCACGAAAGATATGATGGTAAAGGATATCCGTCTAAAATAAAGGGCAAGGAAATACCTTTGGAGGCCTGTATATTGTCCATAGCAGATGTATATGATGCAATGACTTC
Above is a window of Clostridiisalibacter paucivorans DSM 22131 DNA encoding:
- a CDS encoding peptide ABC transporter substrate-binding protein translates to MYKKSLILLLVLVLVAGAFAGCSSESTTTDETAENQEEGTNSAQDTEGKDENIIRVNINSDPKTIDPQLNSAIDGGNIIMHMYEGLMREIDGKMEPAIAETYDVSDDGLKYTFNLRDAKWSDGEPVTAHDFEFAWKRALDPNTGSEYATQLFYIKGGQEFYEGKGSREDVAVKAVDEKTLEVELTGPTPYFLDLTAFFTYMPVREDIIAKDSDGWSRNPDVVVANGPFKLEEYVTGDKFVLTKNENYWNVENIKIDKLVASMIVESSTILTAYENGELDAIDNVPKQEIPKLLVEDPTFEIRPILATYFYIFNVTEPPVDDINVRKALTYAIDRKAIVETVTKGGEMPAAGLVPPGLTDSKGNNFRDVNGNFGIDPQKAQIEKAKEYLAKAGYPDGKGFPKTTMLYNTSESHKAVAEAIQEMWRKNLGIDIELANQEWAVFQDTRAQGNFVIARRGWFADYADPMTFLDLWTSYSGNNDAQWKTTDEHKFPNNEKYTELVEKSKVATGEERDELLYEAEKLIMEDMVVMPVYYYTDPTAVKDHIKDWYKTKLGYWYFGNAEIVK
- a CDS encoding HD-GYP domain-containing protein, giving the protein MEKLPQKAIIYIILIFFLASALLIYLFHNYDINDYKVLVHFTILAIIAESFFITISSTMAVSVGFAIGLASIIVAGPLTSALVSGMGFMLRIPKIPERGYVHLFNTPIYKTLFNVSQSIIITGLSGLAYIKFGGVVGKESFKFSIVAVLMALLVDAALNTIIMTRLMSFLMGKSFIKMWLESIRGTLASSLAVGILGIIIALAYISYGIIAVVLFFGPLLLARYSFRLYIDMKNIYMDTIHVLANTMEAKDKYTSGHSSRVGEYAVMLAKKLELPDKKIEDIRIAAILHDIGKIGIDDNILKKPGKLTNYEYEIIQKHPLIGAEILSDVKFLKQITDIIKSHHERYDGKGYPSKIKGKEIPLEACILSIADVYDAMTSDRPYRKALSKRIALQEIERNAGTQFDPELAHLFVDMMKNEDTEGDVLIC